The Nostoc sp. 'Lobaria pulmonaria (5183) cyanobiont' genome window below encodes:
- a CDS encoding mechanosensitive ion channel family protein yields MRFQFLAIASSMAIGVISVPKATAQIPFLPQLQAPSSVSNDSDNRVVSGWIYLDGRRLFQIAATKTNFPERSEDIQKKLDKIGQNYFQSPAKTPVKVEIRQVNGLPVIYVNGQYLMTVTSEDAALRQVDVSTSANQVKESLEEDLQQAKQERQTPSLIDQGKIAAGTGVAMVIISLGLYGWQRRSQKDLEHSIASQPQRQLFNYPKPADQAITTQLNQRQQQHLQEAKRRLFQLGQAGIWGGGSFFILGLFPYTRGFQVAILIAAQFPLRLGVVCLATYVAIRLTYALIDRFASTLISSGAFLTPESSARLQLRVSTFSGVTKSITTAIWIGVGFLLALVSLGIDIVPLLAGASLVGVALSLASQNLIKDAINGFLIILEDQYALGDVINVGDVGGLVENLNLRMTQLRDSEGRLITIPNGEIKVVANLSSRWSRADLTIPIAYQADTEEALKLIATIADKMNQEMQWQSQILEPPQVLGIDQFGDRGLVIRVWIKTQPLKQWDVARELRRRLKVALDEAGISISVPQQAIWVNDEQFLNFQENGKDN; encoded by the coding sequence GTGCGTTTTCAATTTTTGGCGATCGCTAGTTCAATGGCCATAGGCGTTATATCTGTGCCAAAAGCCACAGCCCAGATTCCTTTTTTACCGCAACTGCAAGCTCCCAGCAGTGTGAGTAATGATTCCGATAACAGAGTTGTTTCGGGCTGGATTTATTTAGATGGTCGTCGGTTATTTCAAATAGCGGCAACAAAAACCAACTTTCCTGAGCGTTCAGAAGATATTCAAAAGAAGTTGGATAAAATTGGCCAGAATTACTTTCAATCACCAGCAAAAACACCAGTCAAGGTAGAAATTCGCCAAGTCAACGGATTACCAGTAATTTATGTCAACGGCCAATATCTGATGACCGTTACTTCTGAAGATGCTGCACTGCGACAGGTAGATGTATCGACATCGGCAAATCAAGTCAAAGAATCGTTAGAAGAAGACTTGCAACAAGCAAAGCAAGAAAGACAAACTCCATCTCTAATCGACCAAGGTAAAATTGCTGCTGGTACCGGAGTGGCAATGGTGATTATCAGTTTGGGGCTATATGGCTGGCAGCGACGTTCCCAAAAGGATTTAGAACACTCCATTGCCTCCCAACCGCAAAGGCAACTCTTCAACTACCCAAAACCAGCAGATCAAGCAATTACAACACAACTTAATCAACGACAACAGCAACATCTCCAAGAAGCCAAGAGACGATTGTTTCAGCTCGGTCAAGCCGGAATTTGGGGAGGTGGAAGCTTCTTTATTTTGGGTCTATTTCCCTATACACGAGGTTTTCAGGTAGCAATTCTCATAGCTGCCCAATTTCCTTTGCGATTAGGTGTCGTATGTCTAGCAACCTATGTAGCAATTCGTTTGACCTACGCCCTAATTGACCGCTTCGCCTCCACTTTGATTAGCAGTGGTGCTTTCCTCACCCCAGAAAGTTCTGCACGGTTGCAACTGCGAGTTTCCACATTTTCTGGTGTAACTAAAAGTATCACTACTGCTATCTGGATAGGAGTGGGCTTCTTGCTAGCGCTGGTATCTTTGGGGATAGATATCGTTCCCTTGCTAGCGGGTGCGAGTTTAGTTGGTGTTGCATTGTCTTTGGCGTCGCAAAACTTAATTAAAGATGCGATTAACGGTTTCTTGATCATTTTAGAAGACCAGTATGCTTTAGGCGATGTGATTAATGTGGGAGACGTAGGAGGCTTAGTAGAAAATCTGAATCTGCGGATGACCCAACTGCGGGATTCTGAAGGACGCTTGATCACGATTCCCAATGGTGAAATTAAAGTTGTTGCCAATCTTTCTAGTCGTTGGTCACGAGCCGATTTAACAATTCCCATCGCCTACCAAGCCGATACAGAAGAGGCTTTGAAGTTGATTGCAACTATTGCCGATAAGATGAATCAAGAAATGCAATGGCAGAGTCAAATTTTGGAACCGCCGCAAGTTTTGGGAATAGATCAATTTGGCGATCGCGGTTTGGTTATTCGTGTCTGGATTAAAACACAGCCCCTCAAACAATGGGATGTCGCACGGGAACTTCGCCGCCGCCTGAAAGTTGCCCTAGATGAAGCCGGAATTTCCATCTCTGTGCCTCAACAAGCAATTTGGGTCAATGACGAGCAGTTCTTAAATTTTCAGGAGAATGGCAAAGATAATTAG